Proteins found in one Rhinolophus ferrumequinum isolate MPI-CBG mRhiFer1 chromosome 9, mRhiFer1_v1.p, whole genome shotgun sequence genomic segment:
- the RPP40 gene encoding ribonuclease P protein subunit p40 isoform X2, with protein METGSYYFVKNLPVHELITQEFINTFVKKGSCYALTYNTNIDEDNTVALLPNGKLILSLDKDTYEETGLQGHPSQYFGRKIMKFIVSIDLMDLSFKPDSKKYERILWSFKEKKPLKFDFLLTWHHTGVEESMMSYFCNYQIHEHQPKIAVSTVTDLQCPVLQSSELRGEPEVSCSAGELLDWLGAVFCNAKLNNEPNSFISTYCCPQPSTVVAKAYLCTITGFILPEKICLLLEQLCHYFDEPKLAPWVTLSVQGFADSPVSWRENEHGFRKGGEHLYNFVIFNNQDYWLQMAVGANDDCPP; from the exons ATGGAAACTGGATCCTATTACTTTGTGAAGAATTTACCTGTTCATGAGTTAATTACACAGGAATTCATCAATACCTTTGTAAAGAAAG GTTCATGCTATGCACTAACATACAATACAAATATTGATGAAGATAATACTGTTGCCCTGCTGCCAAATG ggaaattaattttatcacTGGATAAAGACACTTATGAAGAAACTGGACTTCAAGGTCATCCATCTCAGTATTTTggcagaaaaataatgaaattta ttgtttccattGATTTGATGGACTTATCTTTTAAGCCGGATTCTAAGAAGTATGAAAGAATATTGTGGTCCTTCAAAGAAAAGAAGCCactgaaatttgattttcttctgaCTTGGCATCATACAG GTGTAGAAGAATCGATGATGTCATACTTTTGCAATTACCAAATTCATGAACATCAGCCAAAAATAGCAGTGAGCACGGTGACAGATCTGCAGTGCCCAGTACTGCAGAGCAGTGAGCTTAGGGGAGAGCCGGAGGTGTCGTGCAGTGCTGGGGAGCTCCTCGATTGGCTGGGCGCCGTCTTCTGTAACGCTAAATT AAATAATGAGCCTAATAGTTTCATATCAACTTATTGTTGTCCTCAGCCAAGCACAGTGGTGGCAAAAGCTTATTTGTGTACAATCACTGGTTTCATACTTCCAGAGAAGATATGTCTCCTGTTGGAACAGCTGTG tcacTACTTTGATGAACCAAAGTTAGCTCCTTGGGTTACGTTGTCAGTTCAAGGCTTTGCAGACAGCCCTGTTTCATGGAGAGAAAATGAACATGGTTTTCGAAAAGGAGGAGAACATTTATACAACTTTGTGATTTTTAATAATCAGGACTATTGGCTTCAGATGGCTGTTGGAGCAAATGATGACTGTCCaccataa